GTGCGCTGCAACATAAGGCCCCGTGTTTCGTTATTCAATGGCTGTTGAATAAATCGACCTGGACTGGCTAGCGGGCAGCCGCCGTTGGCCCAAAGTCCGACGACCCCGATGCGAAGACCGATAAGGCCAAGGTCCGTTGTGGGACCTGGCGCAAGGCGCGGGGCCGCAAGGTCACCGGGTTCACGAACGAGGAAGAAGAGGCGGTCGGCCTGACCGACGTCGTGCCTTTCCTGCTGGAAGATGTGCTGAAACAGCAGGGCGGCGACTTTTCCGAAGGCGGCGTCTTCGAACCCTACGTGGTGCAGGACGGCCTGCTCATCACCGGCCAGAACCCTCCATCCAGCGAACCGGCAGCCGAAAAGCTGCTCGAAGCTCTCAACGCGGCTGAATAACACGGCAGGCCGGCGATCCGTCAGGGGTCGCCGGCCTCACCGCCAGTGCCGAACAGACAGGATGGTGATTGGTGACTGGCGCGCCCGGCAGGACTCGAACCTGCTGCCTCAAGATTAGAAGTCTCGCGCTCTATCCAGATGAGCTACGGGCGCGCGCCGCGGGCGGCGATAGCGTGCTTTGCGGTCCGCGAAAACCGCGTTAGTCGCGTGGATCATGGATAAGCGGCCAATCACCCAACATACCGCCGGCACTGCAGGGCTGCGCTTTCGCTATTACGACTTCGTGATGGCGGCCTTCGTCACCATCCTGCTGCTGTCGAACCTGATCGGCGCTTCGAAGCCGAGCTTTGTGACCTTGCCAGGCGGCGAGACGTGGTCGTTCGGGGCCGGGGTGCTGTTCTTCCCTGTCAGCTACATCATCGGCGACATCCTGACAGAGGTCTACGGCTATGCCCGGGCGCGCCGGGTCATCTGGACAGGATTTGCCGCCCTGCTTTTCATGGCATTCATGGCGTGGGCGGTCGTGTCCCTGCCCGCTGCCGATGGCTGGGACGGACAGGACGCCTATGAAAAGGTGTTCGGGAATACCTGGCGCATCGTCGCGGCCAGCATTATCGCCTTCTGGGCGGGCGAGTTTGCCAATTCGCTGGTGCTGGCGCGGATGAAGGTCTGGATGCAGGGCCGGATGCTGTGGGCGCGCACCATCGGATCGACCGTTATCGGACAGGGGCTGGACAGCCTGATCTTCTATCCGCTCGCCTTCTGGGGCATCGCCGGATGGCCGCCCGAATTGCTGTGGCAGGTCGTCCTGTCGCAGTGGCTGATCAAGACCGCTTGGGAAGCGCTGCTGACGCCTGTCACCTACATCGTCATCGGCTGGCTGAAGTGGCGCGAAGGTGTGGACGTCTATGACACGCAGACGGACTTCTCGCCTTTCGCGCGGGAAAAACCGGACGGGGCGGCCTAGTCCCTCGGGTCCGGCATCAGCGGGTCGATCGTCTCCACCACTTCCATCCGGGCGTCCAGTTTGAGCCGGTCGGCCAGCAGGACGAGATCCTTCTCGTTCGGCACCCCGAACAGAGCAGCCCGGTCGCGGCGCAGGCGCAGGACGAGCGAGTCGCCTTCCAGCTTCAGATTGCTGGCCTCCAGCGAAGTGCGCGAACGTCCGCCCAGCCTGCGGCACAGCCGTGTCGCAAGGCCCCAGCACAGCGCCTCTTCCAGCCGGTCCTCGTCGGCCAGCGCATGAAGTTCGTCCGGCAGCGCCGGCTCGTTGCCGTTGCCGCAGATTGCGGCTGCCAGCATGGCGCGGCCCACGGGATCGATCGCAATCCACCTCTTGTGCAATGCCCATTCGACGCCCTGGCGCAGGCGGAGGTTCGGTTCGATCTGCATCGCGGCCAGTGACAGCATCGTTGCCGCCAGCCGTACCCTTTCCGTCCCCCGTGTTGCCGCCGGCAGCGCACCCACCGTCCAGCTGGCAACCCGCGTGGCGAGAACCGGCGGCGCGCCGCGTTGGGCGGCGAAATGCGACACACCGGCCAGCAGCGGATCGCGGCGGCGTGCATGGTCGGGCAGTTCGCTGAACAACAGCCCTTCGCGCAGGCCCCAGGCGGAAACGATCACGCGCTCCGGCTTCGATCGTTTGAGCAGGGCGGTCATCAGCACCGCTGCATCGGGGAGCATTCCTGCCCGCATGCTGGAGATGCGGGGCATCGCGCGCAGTTCGTCCTCGGAAACATCGGTCAGCCGCCGCGCAAGGGCCAGCGCATCGTCGTAAGCGAGGCTGAGGCCGTGCGGGTCGGTCAGCGGCGTGCGCGCCTTCTCCATCGCGTAGACCGCCATCGCGCGCAGTGTCCCGCCGACGAGGTAGAGCGACCCGCCCGCCTTGCCGATGTCCGCCTTCTTCAAAATCTTGTCGAGCGCTTTTCTCAAACCCGCCCTGTCGCCGCCCAGTCCGGGCAGGCGCAGCGTCCCGATGGGCAGGCTGATCGCACTGCCCGGCCTGTCGTCACCGATTTCGACCAGTTCCAGACTGCCACCGCCAAGGTCCGCGACCATGCCGCGTGCGCCCGGAAATGCGCCCAGCACCCCCCATGCACTGGTGGTCGCCTCTTCTTCGCCGCTCAATATGCGGGGCGAGAAGCCAAGAGCGCGCAGATGATCGATGAAGTCCTGACCGTTCGCCGCTTCGCGCACGGCAGCGGTCGCCATCACGTCGACCCTGGTGATCCCCAGATCGGCGAGGACGAGGGCGTATCGCTCCATCCCCCGGTTGGCGAGGTCGACGGCCTCCTGCGCCAGTTCGCCGCTCGATGCTATGTCGCGTCCGAGCCGGGCCGCCACCTTCTCGTTCAGGAGGACGCGCGGGGCCCGTGTCGAGCCGCCATACAGTACCAGCCGGACGGTGTTGGACCCGATGTCGATAATAGCCCGCTCGGGTGTCTCGCCCGAGAACAGCCCGCCGGGATCGCCGTTTCGTCCGCGCAGGCTCAATTCGCGGCGCCGATCGGAGCATCATCGCGGACCGCGTCCCCATCGGGTCTGCGGCGAGCGGGCCGACGTAGGGACAATTTGGGCACCCCGCCCGCTTCCAGCGCGCCGCCGCGCCCCGACAGCGACGGGTTGGTCATGAAGTAGCGATGACAGTTGAAGGGCTTGTCGCCCTCCGGCACGCGGTCATATGTACCATCGGGCTGCAATTCCCAGCTCTGTTCGGTGTCCAGCAGGTTGGCCAGCAAGACCTGGTCGAGGATCTGGTTGTGGACCGTCGGGTTCTCGATCGGGACGAGTTGCTCGACCCGGCGGTCGAGGTTGCGGCCCATGAGGTCGGCGGAAGAGATGAACAGCGATGTCTCCGGGCTGGGCATCGGGTGGCCATTCCCGAAGGCGTAGATGCGGCTGTGTTCGAGGAAACGCCCGATAATCGATTTGACGCGAATGTTCTGCGACATTCCCTCCACACCCGGACGCAGATTGCAGATGCCGCGCACGACCAGCTGGATCTCGACCCCTTCGCTGCTCGCCTCGTACAGCCTGTCGATCATCCCGCTGTCGGACAGCTGGTTCATCTTCATCCAGATATTGGCCGGACGCCCGGCGCGTGCATGCTCGATTTCGCGCTCTATCCGCGCGTAGAGCTCCTCGCGCAGGTCGATGGGCGAGACCGACAACATTTCCAGCCGCCTCGGTTCGACATAGCCGGTGACGAAATTGAACAGCTTGGCTGCATCACGGCCCAGCCGCGGATCGGCGGTGAAATAGCTGAGATCGGTATAGATCTTCGCCGTGACCGGGTGATAATTCCCGGTCCCGAAATGGCAGTAGGTGCGAAAGCCGCTTTCCTCCCGCCGGACGATCATCGCGACCTTGGCATGGGTCTTCCAGTCCACGAAGCCGTAGATGACCTGCACACCCGCCCGCTCCAGCTTGCTGGCCCAATAGAGGTTCTGTTCCTCGTCGAAGCGGGCTTTCAGTTCGACGACGGCGGTGACCGACTTGCCGTTTTCCGCCGCCTCGACCAGCGCCTCGATCACTTCGGACTGCGTGCCCGCACGGTAAAGCGCCTGCTTGATCGCCACGACATGGGGATCGACTGCCGCCTGCCGGATGAAATCGACCACCACGTCGAAGCTTTCATACGGGTGGTGGATGACTATGTCCTTCTCGCGGATGGCGGAGAACAGGTCGCCGTCATGTTCCAGCACGCGTTCGGGATAGCGCGGGGAGTAGCTGGCGAATTTCAGGTCCGGGCGATCCTCGTCGACGATGCCCGACAGGCCTTCGATGCCCAGCATCCCCTCGGTCTTCACGATCGTCGCACCCGGCGTATCCAGCCGGTCGCGCAGCAGGACTTCCGCTGTCGGACAGAAATCGTCCACCAGTTCCAGCTGGATCACCTGCCCGCGCCGCCGCCGCTGGATCGCCGTGCGGAACGTGCGCACGAGATCCTCCGCCTCTTCCTCGATTTCGATATCGCTGTCACGCAGGACGCGGAACGCGCCGTCGCCGACGATGTCGAACCCGGGGAACAGATACTGCGCGAAGCGGGTAATCAGGCTCTCGATACTGATATAAAGCGCATCGTCGCTGCCGGTGCCCGACACGCGCAGGAACCGCGGGAGCGCGGTGGGAATGAGGATCATCTCCACCAGTTCCTGATCCCCCTTGTGAAGGGTAAAAAGCAGCCCCAGCCCCTCGTTCTGGATGAACGGGAACGGGTGTGCCGGGTCGAGCGCCTGGGGCGTGATCACCGGCATGATCTCGTCGAGGAAATACCGTTTGAGCCACTGATAGGCCTGTTCGTCCACGCGTTCCTCGTCCGCCACATGGATTCCGCTGTCGGCGAGAAGGCGGCGCAATTCGCGCCAGGTGCTCTGCTGCTTGTCGCTCAGCCGGTCGAGCCGGGCGTGGATTTCGCTCAATTGCTGCGATGGCGAGCGCCCGTCGCTCGATATGCGGTCTATACCGCGCTGGACCTGCCCGACCAGCCCGGCCACGCGGATCATCAGGAATTCGTCCAGATTGCTGCCTGAAATGGACAGGAACCGCACTCTTTCCAGCAGCGGATAGGCGGGGTTGCGGGCCTCTTCCAGAACGCGGTCGTTGAATTCCAGCCAGCTCAGCTCGCGGTTGAAATAGGCATCGCCTTCGTGCTGCCCCTGATCGTCGTCCATGGACGCCGCCAGTGCGGGGCGTGGCCTCGACGAAACCGGCGTTACAGGATCGTCGTCATTGCTGGCCGGGCTGTCCATGGGCTCGCATTCCTTGCAAGGCGGCGTTGATGGGGTTGTCCTATGCAAATGCACAGGCAAGGGCAACGTGCCCTGCGCGAGCGGTAATGGTGAACATGCTTTCGCTTGACCCGGTGCGATGCGGCAAGGCACGAACGGCGAGGAAAACGCAAATAAGCCGGGGCGCGCGCGGCGTGACCCCGCGACAGGGAGCAGGACGAGCATGGTCGAACGCACAGTCGAACGCACACTGGCAGGAATGCAGGCTTCGCTTCGCAAGGACAGCGAAGCGCACTGGCTGGCCCAGGCGAAGCGGCTCGACTGGGACACCTTTCCGACGCGGGCAGACGAGAGCTCTTTCGACAAGGCGGATTTCGGGATCAGGTGGTTCGGCGACGGGCGGCTCAACGCCAGCGTCAACTGCCTCGACCGTCATCTCGATTTGCGCGGCGACCGGACTGCCATCGTGTTCGAGGGCGACGAGCCCGGGGAAGGCCGCCGGCTGACCTACCGCGAGGTCCATGAAGAGGTCTGCCGCTTCGCCAACGTCCTGAAGGCACGCGGCATCGGCAAGGGCGACCGCGTCATCATCTACATGCCCAACATTCCCGAAGCTGCCTTCGCCATGCTGGCCTGTGCCCGCATCGGGGCGGTGCATTCGGTGGTTTTCGGCGGCTTCTCCCCCGACAGCCTCGCCGACCGCATCCTGGATTGTGAAGCCGTGGCGCTCGTCACCGCCGACGAAGGCGTGCGCGGGGGCAAGCGCATTCCGCTCAAGGCCAATAGCGACGAGGCGCTGAAACGCTGTCCGGGCGTGCATACGGTCGTGATGGTCGAGCGTACCGGCGGCGAGGTTTCCGTGGCCGAGGGCCGCGATGTCTGGTGGCACGAGGCCCGTGCCACGGTCGAACCGGATTGCGCGCCGGAAGCAATGGAAGCGGAGGACCCGCTCTTCATCCTTTATACCAGCGGCTCAACCGGCAAGCCCAAGGGCGTGCTGCATACGACCGGCGGCTATCTGCTGTGGGTCACCCTGACCTACGACCTGCTGTTCGGCCCGGCCGAGGGCAAGGAAACGGACGACCTTTTCTGGTGCACCGCCGACGTGGGCTGGATCACCGGCCACAGCTATCTCGTCTACGGCCCGCTTTCCAACGGCGCGCAGACGGTGATGTTCGACGGCGTGCCGAACTATCCCGATCCCGGCCGCTTCTGGGAAACCTGCCAACGGCTCGGCGTCACCGTCTTCTACACCGCGCCGACCGCGATCCGCGCCCTGATGCGCGAGGGCGAGGCGTGGCCTGCGAAATACGACCTGTCGAAGCTGCGCCTGCTGGGCTCGGTGGGCGAGCCGATCAATCCGGAGGCTTGGAACTGGTATCACCGCGTGATCGGCGGGGGCCGCTGCCCGATCGTCGATACCTGGTGGCAGACGGAAACGGGCGGCGCCCTGATCGCACCTGTTCCCGGCGTGGTCGAAACAAAGCCGGGCAGCGCGACGAAGCCCCTCCCCGGCGTTCATCCGCTGCTGGTCGATACAGAGGGCGAGGTGCTGGAGGGCGCGGTCGAGGGCAATCTGTGCCTGGCGCAAAGCTGGCCCGGCCAGATGCGCAGCGTTTACGGCGACCACCAGCGTTTCTTCGACACCTATTTCAGCACCTATCCGGGACGCTACTTCACCGGCGACGGCTGCCGCCGAGACGAAGATCGCTATTACTGGATTACCGGCCGGGTCGATGACGTCATCAACGTATCGGGCCACCGCATGGGCACGGCCGAAGTGGAAAGCGCGCTGGTCGCGCATGACAGCGTGGCGGAGGCGGCCGTGGTCGGAATGCCGCACGACATCAAGGGACAGGGCATCTACGCCTATGTCACACTGACTGCAGACGTGGACGAGAACGAGGACCTGCGAGAGGAATTGCGCCAGTGGGTTCGCAAGGAGATCGGCCCGATCGCGACCCCCGATGCGCTGCAATTCGCCCCTGCCCTGCCCAAGACCCGCAGCGGCAAGATCATGCGCCGAATCCTGCGCAAGATTGCGGAGGGACAACCCGAGCAGGTGGGCGACGTTTCGACTTTGGCGGACCCTGCCGTGGTGGACGACCTGGTCGCGAACCGCATCGCGCCATGATTGCACTGGAAGAGGCGCGCCGCCTGCTGGCCGCAAATTGCCAACCGCTGGGCCAATCTATGGGCAGCGAAACCGTCTCGCTGGCAGACGCAGCGGGGCGTATCTGTGCGAGCGACATAGCGGCGCTGGTCTCTGCCCCTCCGGCGGACCTGTCGGCGATGGACGGCTACGCGGTCCGCCGCGCGGATTGCGCCGTAGGATCGCGCCTCCAAATCGTCGGAGAAAGCAGGGCCGGCACGCCCTTTCCAGGCTGCGTCGGAGCGGGCGAGGCAACGCTCGTTTCCACCGGCGCGCATATTCCCGGCGGAGCAGACCACATCCTGATCCTGGAAGATGCGTCCCGCAGCGACAGCACGGTCGTGGTCGAGCAGGAGCAGTCCGGGACAGGCCATATCAGGCGTTCCGGCATCGATTTCGTGCGCGGCGATGCACTGGTAAAAGCAGGCGAACAACTGACCGCGGCACGCCTGGCCCTGCTGGCCGCCGCGGGTCACGGCACCGCCAGCGTTTTCCAGAAGCCCCGTGTCGCCATCCTGACCAATGGCGACGAATTGCTGGACCCGGGAAGCGAGCCGGGCAACGCCAGTATCTATGACAGCAATTCGGTCGCCCTCGCCGTGCAGTTCACGGGGTTCGGAGCCGATGCATCCTGGATCGGGCGCGCAGGCGACAGCGCGGACGAGGTTGCCGACAAGCTGGCACTGGGCGACGGGGCCGACCTTTTGGTCATCGCCGGAGGGGCGTCTGTCGGTCCGCACGACCTGGTCAAGGCGGCGTTTGGCGCTCTGGGCGGGGAAATCCTGTTCAGCAAGGTCGCCGTGCGTCCGGGAAAGCCGGTCTGGTTCGGAGGCCTGCCATCGGGCACCCGTGTCCTCGGCCTGCCCGGCAATCCGGCGTCCAGCTATGTGACAGCCCTTCTTTTCGGAAGGCTGGCGGTGGAGACGCTCGTCGGACTGGCGCCCCCTGCCTCGCTCGAACACGCCCTGCGACACGCGGCTGTGTCCCACGACCTAGATGCCAACGGTCCGCGTGAGACGTTCCAGCGCGCCGCATTGACGCACGGCACGGACGGGGCGACGCGGATCGCGCTTACCGGCGCGCAGGACAGCAGCCTGCTGCGCCCGCTCGCCGCTGCCGATGCGCTGCTTTTCAGAAAGACGAACGCCCCGGCCGCAGGGGCCGGGGCGATTGTTCCCTACCTGCCGCTCTAGGCAGGCGGGCGGTGCTCAGACCGCCGCGTTCTTCTTCAGCATGATGACCTGCGGGTAAGTGAATTCCAGCAGGCCTTCCTTACCGTATTCCGCGCCGAAGCCGGACTGCTTGTGCCCGGCAAACGGCGTGTGCGGCGTCAGCTTCAGGAACTGGTTGATCCAGACCGTGCCTGTCTCGAGCTGCTCGGCGATCTCCACGCCCTTGTCCTCGTCCTTCGTCCAGACCGCGCCGGCAAGGCCGTATTCGGAAGCATTGGCGCGCTCGATAACTTCTTTCTCGGTCGAGAACTTCATCAGCGGCATGACCGGTCCGAACTGTTCCTCTGCCACGATCCGTGCGTCTTCCGGCGGATTGTCGAGGATGGTCAGCGGCACGAAATAGCCCGTGCCGCTCGGGTCGGTATCGCCGCCGGTCAGGAACTTGTATCCCTTGTCCTTGGCATCCTGGATCAGTTCCAGCACCCGCTCGTACTGCTTCCTGTTCTGGATCGGTCCGACGCCCGTTCCCTGCTGCGAACCGTCGCCGACGGTCACGCCCTTCGCGTATTCCGCGATCGCCGCGCTCAGATCGTCGTAGATATCCTCGTGGATATAGACCCGCTTGGCCGCGATGCAGATCTGGCCTGCATTGGTGAAGCTGGCCCAGAACAGCTGCTCGGCCACTTTCTCCACGTCCGCATCGGGCATCACGATGCTGGCATCGTTCCCGCCCAGTTCCAGCGTGATGCGCTTCAGGTCGCCTGCCGCGCCTTCCATGATCTTCTTGCCCGTGGCGGTGGAGCCCGTGAAAGTGATCTTGTCGATATCGGGATGCTCGGTGATGAGCGGGCCTAGGCTGTCTTCGCCGGTGATGATGTTGACAACGCCGGCAGGCACCTTGTCCGCGATCAGCTCGGCCAGCCTCAGCGTGGTCAGCGGCGTGAAGGGAGAGGGTTTCAGAACGATGGTGCAGCCCGACAGCATGGCGGGCACGATCTTCTGGATCGCCATCGACACCGGGAAATTCCACGGCACGATGCCGCCGACCACGCCGACGGGAACGCGGCGGGTGCGGATCGATTCCTTCTCGTTGTCCTGCACCAGCTCGTCTTCCAGATCGAGTTCGGCCTGGGTCGCGGCCATGTAGGCGGCGCCCATGATCTCGCCCTTGGCCTGCTGGTGCGGCTTGCCCTGCTCTGCCGTCAGCAGGCGGTAGAGCTCTTCGGAGTTCTCGTTGATGGCCCCGGCTATCGCCTTGATGGCATTCCGTCGCTCGTCCATCGACGTCTTGCGCCAGGTCTTGAACGCGCGGCGCGCGGCTGCGACGGCCTGGTCCAGCTCGTCCTTGCCGCAGGCCGGGACCAGTCCGATGACTTCCTCCGTCGCGGGATTGACCACTTCGAAAGTCGAGCCTGCACCGGTCATCTTGCCGTCGACGAGGTTCTTGTACTGCGTTGCCATGGGCGCTTCTCTCCTGATGAACGTTCTTGCTTGCCCCGCAACATGGGCGCTGCCTCTGCCAGGCGCAATCGCTTTCCAAGAGGACGGTCGATGAAACGCATCCCGGTTCTGCGGGATCGCTCCGTCGCGGAAACCGGCGTGGGCGGGACCATTCCCGACAGCCGCGCGATCTGCGGCTATGTCGAGAAGAAGCACCCGCAGACGCCGCTCTATCCCGAAGCCGCTTCCGATTACGGCAATGCCCTGTTTATCGAGGAATTCGCCGACACGAATCTCGCCGCTGCCGCCGGGCTGGGGATATTCCGTCCGCTGTTCTTCTCCATCATCAGCGGGAAAGAACCCGACATCGCCCGCGCACAGGAAACATGGGCCGGCCAGATGCCCGCAGTGCTCGATGTGCTGGAGCGCAGGCTGGGCGAGGCGGAATGGTTCGCGGGGCCTGCCATCTCGATCGCCGATTTCGCGGTCACGACGTGCCTGATGCAGGCCTCGCTCGTCGCGCAATTCGACCTGTCGCCATGGCCCGCTTTGGCAGCTCATTTCGAGCGTATGACCGCCCGCGATTCCATCGCCGCGCCTTACGCGAACGCCGACCGTTTCGTGCGCAAGGCAATGCCGGAACGGATCGAACCGGGCTAAGCCTCAGTTCCCGTCCGCCCGCGGACCGTCGCTGCCTTTTTAGCTGGGCCGTGGGCCATTCTTGAAGCCGCCACCCTTGCGGTGCGGTTTCTTGCCGCCCTTGGCAGCAGACTTTCCGGCGAATTTCCCGCCGGGCCTGCTGCCGGGTTTGCCACCGGGTTTTCCGGGGCCGCCACCCTTGCGGAATGGCGGTTTGGGTCCACGTGCCGCGCCGAAATCCCCGTCGTCGCGGCCCCGGCGATGGCCGCGAGCCGCTTCGCGCGGGCCTTCGGATGGTTCGATGACCAGACGGTCCTGTTCATCGTCGCCCTGCGCGGTACGCGCCACGGCATCGTCGAATTTCGCAGCAACGGCGCGCGGGATCTGGAAATGCGTTTCGTTCGCTCCGATGCGGATGGCGCCGACTTCGTTGCGCGTGATGTGTCCGCGGCGGCACAGCAGCGGCAGGACCCAGCGCGGGTCGGCATTGTGGCGCCGCCCGATATCGATCCGGTACCAGACGGTGTCGTCGAACCCGTCGCGCCGTCGATCCTGCTTGTCTGCCTTGCGAGCCTCGGGCGTGTTGGCGATCAGCTCTTCGGGCCGGGGCATTTTCGACCGGTGCGCAGCGACCAGCGCCGCGGCAATATCCTCGGCCGAACGTTCGGCCATCAGTCGCTGCGCCAGCTTGCGGTCTTCCTTGTCGTATTCCGCCGGTTCCAGCAGCATTTCCATCAACCGCTCGCGGTCGGCGTAACGGATGTCCTTCGGCGTCGGGGCGTCGATCCAGTCCGCCTCGATCCGCGCACCGCGCAGCATGGACTGCACGCGGCGCCGGCGCGGATAGGGAACGACCAGCACGGCGGTCCCCTTCTTGCCTGCACGTCCGGTCCGGCCCGAACGATGCTGCAATGTCTCCGCATCGCGCGGGATTTCGACATGGACGACAAGGCTGAGGCTGGGCAGGTCGATCCCGCGTGCCGCCACGTCCGTGGCGACGCAGACCCGTGCCCGCTTGTCCCGCAGCGCCTGCATCGCGTGGTTGCGCTCGCTCTGCGAATGCTCGCCCGACAGGGCGACGACGGCAAAGCCGCGGTTCTGCAGCATGGCGTGGAAGCGGCGGACCTTGTCCCGCGTGGCGCAGAACAGGATCGCGGTTTCCGCCTCGTGGAAGCGAAGCAGGTTGACCACCGCCGCCTCGATTTCCGCCGGCGCGACGGTCACCGCCTGGTAGGCGATGTCGCCATGTCCCCGCTCGTCCCCGACGGTGGAGATACGCAGCGCGTCGTTCTGGTACCGGCGGGCCAGGGCCTCGATGGGCTTGGGCATGGTGGCCGAGAACAGCAGCGTGCGCCGACCCTCCGGCGTCGCGTCGAGGATTTCTTCCAGATCCTCGCGGAAGCCCATGTCCAGCATCTCGTCCGCCTCGTCGAGAACGGCTGCGCGCAGCGACGACAGGTCCAGCGCACCTCGCTCGAGGTGATCGCGCAGGCGACCCGGTGTGCCTACGACGATATGCGCGCCGTGTTTCAGCGCGCGGCGTTCCTTCGATGCGTCCATGCCGCCCACGCAGGTGGCAATGCGGGCATGGGCTGCGCCGTACAGCCAGCCCAGTTCGCGGCTGACCTGCAGCGCCAGTTCGCGCGTCGGTGCGATGATGAGTGCCAGAGGACTGGCTGCGAAGGGAAGCGCGCCTTCCTCGCCCAGCATCTCGTCCGCGATGGCAAGACCGAAGGCCACGGTCTTGCCCGATCCGGTCTGCGCGGACACCACGAGGTCGCGGCCCCTCGCATCGGGCGCGGTGACGGCCGCCTGCACCGCGGTCGGTGCTTCGTAGCCCTGGCCGGACAGCGCCTCGGCAAGGATCGGGGGAAGGTCGGAAAAGGACATGACAGCTCTCGAATTACAGGCCGGGCCGCGTTCGAAGAGCGCAAGGCGGGGCGAATGGCGTCTCAGGGCGAGGCATGATGCCGGCGCCCGGAAACCGGAAACGGCAAATCGCTACCGCACGGGTGAGGGATCGCCGGGAAAATTGACAGAAAGGGAGTGCGACGGGCAGCCTGAACGGCGCGCCGTGCTCACCTTGCGCTTGGTCCTTTACCTGCAATCATGCTGCAATGCACCAAAATTCGGCGCAGCCCGGATTGGCCCGGGGCAGGTTCGGTGCCTAGAACTCCACTACGCTGCGGATGCTCTCGCCCGCATGCATGAGATCGAAGGCCTTGTTGATGTCCTCCAACGGCATCTTGTGCGTGATCAGGCTATCGATGTCGATCCGGCCATCCATGTACATGTCCACGATGCCGGGCACATCGGTCCGGCCGCGCGCCCCGCCGAAGGCCGAACCGCGCCATACGCGGCCCGTCACCAGCTGGAACGGCCGCGTCCGGATCTCCGCACCGGCAGGCGCGACGCCGATGATGACGCTTTCGCCCCACCCCTTGTGGCAGCATTCCAGCGCGGTCCGCATCACATCGA
This is a stretch of genomic DNA from Erythrobacteraceae bacterium WH01K. It encodes these proteins:
- a CDS encoding RNA degradosome polyphosphate kinase, which encodes MDDDQGQHEGDAYFNRELSWLEFNDRVLEEARNPAYPLLERVRFLSISGSNLDEFLMIRVAGLVGQVQRGIDRISSDGRSPSQQLSEIHARLDRLSDKQQSTWRELRRLLADSGIHVADEERVDEQAYQWLKRYFLDEIMPVITPQALDPAHPFPFIQNEGLGLLFTLHKGDQELVEMILIPTALPRFLRVSGTGSDDALYISIESLITRFAQYLFPGFDIVGDGAFRVLRDSDIEIEEEAEDLVRTFRTAIQRRRRGQVIQLELVDDFCPTAEVLLRDRLDTPGATIVKTEGMLGIEGLSGIVDEDRPDLKFASYSPRYPERVLEHDGDLFSAIREKDIVIHHPYESFDVVVDFIRQAAVDPHVVAIKQALYRAGTQSEVIEALVEAAENGKSVTAVVELKARFDEEQNLYWASKLERAGVQVIYGFVDWKTHAKVAMIVRREESGFRTYCHFGTGNYHPVTAKIYTDLSYFTADPRLGRDAAKLFNFVTGYVEPRRLEMLSVSPIDLREELYARIEREIEHARAGRPANIWMKMNQLSDSGMIDRLYEASSEGVEIQLVVRGICNLRPGVEGMSQNIRVKSIIGRFLEHSRIYAFGNGHPMPSPETSLFISSADLMGRNLDRRVEQLVPIENPTVHNQILDQVLLANLLDTEQSWELQPDGTYDRVPEGDKPFNCHRYFMTNPSLSGRGGALEAGGVPKLSLRRPARRRPDGDAVRDDAPIGAAN
- a CDS encoding queuosine precursor transporter, with product MDKRPITQHTAGTAGLRFRYYDFVMAAFVTILLLSNLIGASKPSFVTLPGGETWSFGAGVLFFPVSYIIGDILTEVYGYARARRVIWTGFAALLFMAFMAWAVVSLPAADGWDGQDAYEKVFGNTWRIVAASIIAFWAGEFANSLVLARMKVWMQGRMLWARTIGSTVIGQGLDSLIFYPLAFWGIAGWPPELLWQVVLSQWLIKTAWEALLTPVTYIVIGWLKWREGVDVYDTQTDFSPFAREKPDGAA
- a CDS encoding molybdopterin molybdotransferase MoeA, whose product is MIALEEARRLLAANCQPLGQSMGSETVSLADAAGRICASDIAALVSAPPADLSAMDGYAVRRADCAVGSRLQIVGESRAGTPFPGCVGAGEATLVSTGAHIPGGADHILILEDASRSDSTVVVEQEQSGTGHIRRSGIDFVRGDALVKAGEQLTAARLALLAAAGHGTASVFQKPRVAILTNGDELLDPGSEPGNASIYDSNSVALAVQFTGFGADASWIGRAGDSADEVADKLALGDGADLLVIAGGASVGPHDLVKAAFGALGGEILFSKVAVRPGKPVWFGGLPSGTRVLGLPGNPASSYVTALLFGRLAVETLVGLAPPASLEHALRHAAVSHDLDANGPRETFQRAALTHGTDGATRIALTGAQDSSLLRPLAAADALLFRKTNAPAAGAGAIVPYLPL
- a CDS encoding Ppx/GppA family phosphatase yields the protein MSLRGRNGDPGGLFSGETPERAIIDIGSNTVRLVLYGGSTRAPRVLLNEKVAARLGRDIASSGELAQEAVDLANRGMERYALVLADLGITRVDVMATAAVREAANGQDFIDHLRALGFSPRILSGEEEATTSAWGVLGAFPGARGMVADLGGGSLELVEIGDDRPGSAISLPIGTLRLPGLGGDRAGLRKALDKILKKADIGKAGGSLYLVGGTLRAMAVYAMEKARTPLTDPHGLSLAYDDALALARRLTDVSEDELRAMPRISSMRAGMLPDAAVLMTALLKRSKPERVIVSAWGLREGLLFSELPDHARRRDPLLAGVSHFAAQRGAPPVLATRVASWTVGALPAATRGTERVRLAATMLSLAAMQIEPNLRLRQGVEWALHKRWIAIDPVGRAMLAAAICGNGNEPALPDELHALADEDRLEEALCWGLATRLCRRLGGRSRTSLEASNLKLEGDSLVLRLRRDRAALFGVPNEKDLVLLADRLKLDARMEVVETIDPLMPDPRD
- the acs gene encoding acetate--CoA ligase, which codes for MVERTVERTLAGMQASLRKDSEAHWLAQAKRLDWDTFPTRADESSFDKADFGIRWFGDGRLNASVNCLDRHLDLRGDRTAIVFEGDEPGEGRRLTYREVHEEVCRFANVLKARGIGKGDRVIIYMPNIPEAAFAMLACARIGAVHSVVFGGFSPDSLADRILDCEAVALVTADEGVRGGKRIPLKANSDEALKRCPGVHTVVMVERTGGEVSVAEGRDVWWHEARATVEPDCAPEAMEAEDPLFILYTSGSTGKPKGVLHTTGGYLLWVTLTYDLLFGPAEGKETDDLFWCTADVGWITGHSYLVYGPLSNGAQTVMFDGVPNYPDPGRFWETCQRLGVTVFYTAPTAIRALMREGEAWPAKYDLSKLRLLGSVGEPINPEAWNWYHRVIGGGRCPIVDTWWQTETGGALIAPVPGVVETKPGSATKPLPGVHPLLVDTEGEVLEGAVEGNLCLAQSWPGQMRSVYGDHQRFFDTYFSTYPGRYFTGDGCRRDEDRYYWITGRVDDVINVSGHRMGTAEVESALVAHDSVAEAAVVGMPHDIKGQGIYAYVTLTADVDENEDLREELRQWVRKEIGPIATPDALQFAPALPKTRSGKIMRRILRKIAEGQPEQVGDVSTLADPAVVDDLVANRIAP